In Sphingomonas sp. LR60, the following are encoded in one genomic region:
- a CDS encoding ABC transporter transmembrane domain-containing protein yields MASASDVAPSRHLGNLAMVFRHARKYPRQITAALTALTITSAATVAIPYGFRRVIDRGFAGGASPESVAASFHYMLMIVAVLAIGTAVRFYFVAWLGERVVADIRTEVQRHLMTLSPSFYESNRPSEIASRLTSDTGQIETVVGSTLSIALRNTFVGIGGLIYLFVISPKLATLLLAGIPLIIAPITLLGRRVRGLSRASQDRVADVGAIVVETLGAMKIVQAFGQEAREGARFADAVEATMAAARKRVALRAIMTAIVIGLIFGAITMVLWEGADDVAAGRLSGGAITQFVLTGAIVASSFGALTEVYGDLLRGAGAAGRLSELLAERPEIAPPAHPVTLPQPPQGRVAFRNVEFRYPSRLDVAALHDFTLEVTPGETLAVVGPSGAGKSTLFQLLQHFYQPARGEVLVDGVDLTRADPAAVRARIAMVPQDTVIFGTSARDNLRYGRWDADDAQVWAAAEAANAADFLRALPEGLDTFLGEGGARLSGGQRQRVAIARALLRDAPILLLDEATSALDAESERLVQDALERLMASRTTIVIAHRLATVRAASRIVVMDGGRIVEEGSHAALIGAGGLYARLASLQFQDA; encoded by the coding sequence ATGGCCAGCGCTTCCGACGTCGCCCCTTCCCGTCACCTCGGCAATCTGGCGATGGTCTTTCGACATGCCCGCAAATACCCGCGACAGATTACCGCCGCATTGACCGCGCTGACGATCACATCCGCGGCGACGGTGGCGATCCCCTATGGGTTCAGGCGCGTGATCGATCGCGGCTTTGCCGGAGGCGCCTCACCCGAATCGGTCGCCGCCTCCTTCCACTACATGCTGATGATCGTCGCGGTGCTGGCGATCGGCACCGCGGTACGTTTCTACTTCGTCGCCTGGCTCGGCGAGCGCGTGGTCGCCGACATCCGCACCGAGGTGCAGCGCCACCTGATGACGCTCAGCCCGTCCTTCTACGAATCGAACCGTCCGTCGGAGATCGCCTCGCGACTGACGTCGGACACCGGACAGATCGAGACGGTGGTCGGCAGCACGCTGTCGATCGCGCTGCGCAACACCTTCGTCGGCATCGGCGGGCTGATCTACCTGTTCGTGATCTCGCCCAAGCTCGCCACGCTGCTGCTGGCCGGCATCCCGCTCATCATCGCGCCGATCACCTTGCTGGGGCGACGCGTGCGCGGATTGTCGCGCGCATCGCAGGACCGTGTCGCCGACGTCGGCGCGATCGTGGTCGAGACGCTGGGCGCGATGAAGATCGTTCAGGCCTTCGGACAGGAAGCGCGCGAGGGTGCGCGCTTCGCCGACGCGGTCGAGGCGACGATGGCCGCGGCACGCAAGCGCGTGGCGCTCCGCGCGATCATGACCGCCATCGTCATCGGTCTGATCTTCGGCGCGATCACGATGGTCCTGTGGGAGGGCGCGGACGATGTGGCGGCGGGACGGCTGTCGGGCGGAGCGATCACGCAGTTCGTGCTGACCGGCGCGATCGTGGCAAGTTCGTTCGGCGCGCTGACTGAAGTCTACGGCGATCTGCTGCGCGGCGCGGGCGCGGCGGGGCGGTTGAGCGAATTGCTCGCCGAACGCCCCGAGATCGCGCCGCCTGCCCACCCGGTCACGCTGCCGCAGCCGCCGCAGGGCCGCGTCGCCTTCCGCAACGTCGAGTTCCGCTACCCTAGCCGCCTTGACGTCGCCGCCCTCCACGACTTCACGCTGGAGGTCACCCCCGGCGAGACGCTGGCGGTCGTCGGCCCATCGGGCGCGGGCAAGTCGACCTTGTTCCAGCTCCTCCAGCATTTCTACCAACCGGCGCGCGGTGAAGTGCTGGTCGACGGCGTCGACCTCACCCGCGCCGATCCCGCCGCGGTCCGCGCGCGGATCGCGATGGTGCCGCAGGACACCGTGATCTTCGGCACCAGCGCGCGCGACAATCTGCGCTATGGCCGCTGGGACGCCGATGACGCGCAGGTCTGGGCTGCGGCAGAGGCGGCCAATGCCGCCGACTTCCTCCGCGCGCTACCCGAGGGGCTCGACACCTTCCTCGGCGAAGGCGGTGCGCGACTGTCGGGAGGCCAGCGGCAACGCGTGGCGATCGCGCGCGCGCTGCTCCGCGACGCACCGATCCTGCTGCTCGACGAGGCGACCAGCGCGCTCGATGCCGAGAGCGAGCGGCTCGTGCAGGACGCGCTCGAACGGCTGATGGCGTCGCGCACGACGATCGTCATCGCGCACCGCCTCGCCACCGTCCGCGCCGCCTCGCGGATCGTCGTCATGGACGGCGGCCGAATCGTCGAGGAGGGCAGCCATGCCGCGCTGATCGGCGCCGGCGGCCTGTACGCGCGCTTGGCGAGCCTGCAATTCCAAGACGCTTGA
- a CDS encoding ATP synthase F1 subunit epsilon: MMLHFELVTPARLLISEDVHMVTVPGTDGDFAVLEGHAPFMSTIRDGAVLVQKTPGGQPETIAIRGGFAEVNARGLTVLAEHAG; the protein is encoded by the coding sequence ATCATGCTGCATTTCGAACTCGTCACGCCGGCACGCCTGCTCATCTCCGAGGACGTTCACATGGTGACCGTGCCGGGGACCGATGGCGATTTCGCCGTGCTGGAAGGCCATGCGCCGTTCATGTCGACGATCCGCGACGGTGCGGTGCTGGTGCAGAAGACGCCGGGTGGCCAGCCGGAAACGATCGCGATCCGCGGCGGTTTCGCCGAGGTCAATGCGCGCGGGTTGACCGTGCTTGCCGAGCACGCGGGGTAA
- the atpD gene encoding F0F1 ATP synthase subunit beta: MATVLEDRPTHLTGQTNNTGRISQVIGAVVDVQFDQQLPAILSALETENNGVRLVLEVAQHLGENTVRTIAMDATEGLTRGQKVTDTGAQILMPVGPATLGRIMNVIGEPIDERGPIATDLRAPIHAKAPDFVDQSTENAILVTGIKVIDLLAPYAKGGKIGLFGGAGVGKTVLIQELINNIAKGHGGTSVFAGVGERTREGNDLYHEFLDAGVIAKDSEGNAISEGSKVALVYGQMNEPPGARARVALSGLAIAEYFRDQEGQDVLFFVDNIFRFTQAGAEVSALLGRIPSAVGYQPTLSTDMGALQERITSTNKGSITSVQAVYVPADDLTDPAPATSFAHLDATTVLNRAISELGIYPAVDPLDSTSRVLEPRTVGQDHYETARAVQATLQKYKSLQDIIAILGMDELSEEDKLTVSRARKIQRFLSQPFHVAEVFTNIPGKFVQLEDTIRSFKAVVNGEYDHLPEAAFYMVGGIDEAIAKAEKMAKEA, translated from the coding sequence ATGGCCACCGTCCTAGAGGATCGCCCGACTCACCTTACGGGCCAGACCAACAACACCGGCCGCATCAGCCAGGTGATCGGCGCGGTGGTCGACGTGCAGTTCGACCAGCAGCTGCCGGCGATCCTGTCGGCGCTGGAGACTGAGAACAACGGCGTCCGGCTGGTGCTCGAGGTTGCGCAGCACCTCGGCGAGAACACCGTCCGTACGATCGCGATGGACGCGACTGAGGGGTTGACCCGCGGTCAGAAGGTCACCGACACCGGCGCGCAGATCCTGATGCCGGTCGGCCCGGCGACGCTGGGCCGGATCATGAACGTCATCGGCGAGCCGATCGACGAGCGTGGCCCGATCGCGACCGACCTGCGCGCGCCGATCCACGCCAAGGCGCCGGACTTCGTCGACCAGTCGACCGAGAATGCGATCCTCGTCACCGGGATCAAGGTCATCGACCTGCTCGCGCCATACGCGAAGGGCGGCAAGATCGGCCTGTTCGGCGGCGCGGGCGTCGGCAAGACCGTGCTGATCCAGGAGCTGATCAACAACATCGCAAAGGGCCATGGCGGTACCTCGGTGTTCGCGGGCGTCGGTGAGCGGACCCGCGAGGGCAACGACCTGTATCACGAATTCCTCGACGCGGGCGTCATCGCCAAGGATTCCGAGGGCAATGCGATCAGCGAGGGCTCGAAGGTCGCGCTGGTGTACGGCCAGATGAACGAGCCGCCAGGCGCGCGTGCGCGCGTCGCGCTGTCGGGCCTGGCGATCGCGGAATATTTCCGCGACCAGGAAGGGCAGGACGTGCTGTTCTTCGTCGACAACATCTTCCGCTTCACGCAGGCGGGCGCGGAAGTGTCGGCGCTGCTCGGTCGTATCCCGTCGGCGGTGGGCTATCAGCCGACGCTGTCGACCGACATGGGTGCGCTGCAGGAGCGGATCACCTCGACCAACAAGGGGTCGATCACCTCGGTGCAGGCCGTCTACGTTCCCGCGGACGATCTGACCGACCCGGCGCCGGCGACGTCGTTCGCGCACCTTGACGCGACGACGGTGCTCAACCGCGCGATCTCGGAGCTGGGCATCTATCCGGCGGTCGATCCACTCGATTCGACCAGCCGCGTGCTGGAGCCGCGCACTGTCGGGCAGGATCACTATGAGACGGCGCGTGCGGTGCAGGCGACGCTGCAGAAGTACAAGTCGCTGCAGGACATCATCGCGATCCTCGGGATGGACGAGCTGTCCGAAGAGGACAAGTTGACCGTCAGCCGCGCGCGCAAGATCCAGCGCTTCCTGTCGCAGCCGTTCCACGTCGCCGAGGTGTTCACCAACATTCCCGGCAAGTTCGTGCAGCTGGAGGACACGATCCGCAGCTTCAAGGCGGTCGTGAACGGCGAGTACGATCACCTGCCGGAAGCGGCCTTCTACATGGTCGGCGGGATCGACGAGGCGATCGCGAAGGCCGAGAAGATGGCCAAGGAGGCGTAA
- a CDS encoding F0F1 ATP synthase subunit gamma — translation MASLKALKIRIGSVKSTQKITKAMKMVAAAKLRRAQEAAVAGRPYAERLEGVVASLARTVGVGASPLLAGTGKDQVHLLVVATSERGLAGAFNTNIVRAARRKAEELEAAGKTVRFYIAGKKGRVMKRFYPTGIVADHDLSDMKTASFDAAKDIADDLIARFKAGEFDVAHLFYARFQSALVQEPMGAQIIPVAIPEVKGAKASDATVEYEPSEEAILDDLLPRNVAIQIFRALLENAASEQGSRMTAMDNATRNAGDMIKRLSIQYNRARQAAITTELVEIISGAEAL, via the coding sequence ATGGCAAGTTTGAAGGCCCTCAAGATCCGCATCGGCTCGGTGAAGTCGACGCAGAAGATCACCAAGGCGATGAAGATGGTCGCCGCTGCCAAGCTGCGCCGTGCGCAGGAGGCGGCGGTTGCGGGGCGTCCCTATGCCGAGCGGCTGGAGGGCGTCGTCGCCAGCCTCGCGCGTACGGTCGGCGTCGGTGCGTCGCCGCTGCTGGCGGGCACCGGCAAGGATCAGGTGCATCTGCTGGTCGTCGCGACCTCGGAGCGCGGTCTGGCGGGGGCGTTCAACACCAACATCGTCCGCGCCGCACGCCGCAAGGCCGAGGAGCTGGAAGCCGCGGGCAAGACCGTGCGCTTCTACATCGCCGGCAAGAAGGGGCGCGTGATGAAGCGCTTCTACCCGACCGGGATCGTCGCGGATCATGACCTGTCGGACATGAAGACCGCGAGCTTCGACGCCGCCAAGGACATTGCCGACGACCTGATCGCGCGCTTCAAGGCCGGCGAGTTCGACGTCGCGCATCTGTTCTACGCGCGCTTCCAGTCGGCGCTGGTGCAGGAGCCGATGGGGGCGCAGATCATCCCGGTCGCGATCCCGGAAGTGAAGGGCGCCAAGGCGTCCGACGCAACGGTGGAATATGAGCCGAGCGAGGAAGCGATCCTCGACGATCTGCTGCCGCGCAACGTCGCGATCCAGATCTTCCGCGCGCTGCTGGAGAATGCCGCCTCGGAGCAGGGCAGTCGCATGACCGCGATGGATAATGCGACCCGCAACGCCGGCGACATGATCAAGCGGCTGAGCATCCAGTACAACCGCGCGCGTCAGGCGGCGATCACGACCGAGCTGGTCGAGATCATCTCGGGCGCCGAGGCACTGTAA
- the atpA gene encoding F0F1 ATP synthase subunit alpha, which translates to MDIRAAEISRVIKDQIANFGTEAQVSETGQVLSVGDGIARIYGLDNVQAGEMVEFANGVQGMALNLEADNVGVVIFGSDSEIREGDTVKRTGTIVDVPVGKGLLGRVVDGLGNPIDGKGPIASDQRSRVEVKAPGIIPRKSVHEPVQTGLKAIDALVPVGRGQRELIIGDRQTGKSAIAIDTFINQKQANAGTDESKKLYCVYVAVGQKRSTVAQLVRTLEENGAMEYSIVVAATASDPAPLQFLAPYTGTAMGEYFRDNGMHAVIVFDDLSKQAVAYRQMSLLLRRPPGREAYPGDVFYLHSRLLERAAKMNEANGSGSLTALPIIETQAGDVSAYIPTNVISITDGQIFLETDLFFAGIRPAINVGLSVSRVGGAAQTKAMKKVSGSIKLELAQYREMAAFAQFGSDLDASTQKLLNRGARLTELLKQPQFSPMPFEEQTVSIYAGTNGFIDKVPVADVNRYEAAMLSYMRADHADVLTAIRDSRELGKDTEGKLKEALGQFAKTFA; encoded by the coding sequence ATGGACATTCGCGCCGCAGAAATCTCCCGCGTCATCAAGGACCAGATCGCCAATTTCGGCACCGAGGCGCAGGTTTCGGAAACCGGGCAGGTGTTGAGCGTCGGTGACGGCATCGCGCGCATCTATGGCCTCGACAACGTCCAGGCGGGCGAGATGGTCGAGTTCGCCAATGGCGTGCAGGGCATGGCGCTGAACCTTGAGGCCGACAATGTCGGCGTCGTGATCTTCGGATCGGATTCCGAGATTCGCGAAGGCGATACCGTCAAGCGCACCGGCACCATCGTTGACGTGCCGGTCGGCAAGGGGCTGCTCGGCCGCGTGGTCGACGGTCTCGGCAATCCGATCGACGGCAAGGGCCCGATCGCCAGCGACCAGCGCAGCCGCGTCGAGGTCAAGGCGCCGGGCATCATCCCGCGCAAGTCGGTGCATGAGCCGGTGCAGACCGGGTTGAAGGCGATCGACGCGCTGGTGCCGGTCGGCCGTGGCCAGCGCGAGCTGATCATCGGCGACCGCCAGACCGGCAAGTCGGCGATCGCGATCGACACCTTCATCAACCAGAAGCAGGCGAACGCCGGCACCGACGAATCGAAGAAGCTGTACTGCGTCTATGTCGCGGTCGGCCAGAAGCGCTCGACCGTCGCACAGCTCGTCCGCACGCTCGAAGAGAATGGCGCGATGGAATATTCCATCGTCGTTGCCGCGACCGCGTCGGACCCTGCGCCGCTGCAGTTCCTCGCGCCCTATACCGGCACCGCGATGGGCGAGTATTTCCGTGACAACGGGATGCACGCGGTCATCGTGTTCGACGACCTGTCGAAGCAGGCCGTCGCGTATCGCCAGATGTCGCTGCTGCTGCGTCGTCCGCCGGGCCGCGAAGCCTATCCGGGCGACGTCTTCTATCTCCACTCGCGCCTGCTGGAGCGTGCGGCGAAGATGAACGAGGCGAACGGCTCGGGCTCGCTGACCGCGCTGCCGATCATCGAGACGCAGGCGGGCGACGTGTCGGCCTATATCCCGACCAACGTGATCTCGATCACCGACGGCCAGATCTTCCTCGAAACCGACCTGTTCTTCGCGGGCATCCGCCCGGCGATCAACGTCGGCCTGTCGGTCAGCCGCGTCGGTGGCGCCGCGCAGACCAAGGCGATGAAGAAGGTGTCGGGTTCGATCAAGCTCGAGCTGGCGCAGTATCGCGAGATGGCGGCGTTCGCGCAGTTCGGCTCGGACCTCGACGCCTCGACGCAGAAGCTGCTGAACCGCGGTGCGCGGCTGACCGAGCTGCTGAAGCAGCCGCAGTTCAGCCCGATGCCGTTCGAGGAGCAGACCGTCTCGATCTATGCGGGCACCAACGGCTTCATCGACAAGGTGCCGGTGGCGGACGTCAACCGCTACGAAGCGGCGATGCTCAGCTACATGCGCGCCGACCATGCGGACGTGCTGACCGCGATCCGCGACAGCCGCGAGCTGGGCAAGGACACCGAGGGCAAGCTGAAGGAAGCGCTCGGGCAGTTCGCGAAGACGTTCGCGTAA
- a CDS encoding F0F1 ATP synthase subunit delta — protein MESSSGNQGSSIQAGLGGRYASALFDVAVEARAVDRVEQSLMAVRDALAASSDFAELAASPVIARGAAVKAVLAVADELGLDPTTRSFLGVLAENRRLSALPKIIRAFRAMAARHRGETTAEVTSAHPLTAEQVDELKQQLRRRVGREVTVDLSVDPQILGGLVVRIGSQMIDSSIRTRLNALASAMKG, from the coding sequence GTGGAGAGTTCCAGCGGTAATCAGGGCAGCAGCATTCAGGCCGGCCTAGGCGGCCGGTACGCGAGTGCGCTGTTCGATGTGGCGGTGGAGGCCCGTGCGGTCGATCGCGTCGAACAAAGCCTGATGGCGGTGCGCGATGCGCTGGCCGCATCGAGTGACTTCGCGGAGCTGGCGGCTTCGCCGGTGATCGCGCGTGGCGCGGCGGTGAAGGCGGTGCTCGCCGTCGCCGACGAACTGGGGCTCGACCCCACGACGCGCAGCTTCCTCGGCGTGCTGGCGGAAAACCGCCGGCTGTCGGCGTTGCCCAAGATCATCCGCGCGTTCCGCGCAATGGCTGCGCGGCATCGTGGCGAGACCACTGCCGAGGTCACCAGCGCGCACCCGCTGACCGCCGAGCAGGTCGACGAGCTGAAGCAGCAGCTTCGCCGCCGCGTCGGTCGCGAGGTCACGGTCGACCTGTCGGTCGATCCGCAGATCCTGGGCGGCCTGGTCGTCCGCATCGGTTCCCAGATGATCGATTCGTCGATCCGCACCCGTTTGAATGCGCTTGCCAGCGCGATGAAAGGCTGA
- a CDS encoding Ada metal-binding domain-containing protein: MSATIDSDTAWDAFARRDRAFDGRFVVAVHSTHIYCKPSCAARRPRRENVAFLPDAAAARAAGYRACRRCLPDSVARDRQAMIAAAALLGGDAPPALAVLAASVGYAPHHFHRLFHRLTGVTPAAFARTIRADRVLAALRGTDGVTAAVYAAGYAAPSRFYADAARLGMTPQAAATGGAGETIYWTLASAPPGSLLIAATARGWCRFAFDEAEAGLRAAFPAATLLAGDRAFSARAGDLVERATSVATDAALPRDLRRTAFRTLLHVDATSVG, encoded by the coding sequence ATGAGCGCGACGATCGACTCCGACACCGCATGGGACGCCTTCGCCCGGCGTGATCGCGCCTTCGACGGGCGCTTCGTGGTCGCGGTCCACAGCACGCATATCTATTGCAAGCCGAGCTGCGCCGCGCGCCGTCCGCGCCGCGAGAACGTCGCCTTCCTGCCCGACGCCGCGGCGGCGCGCGCCGCCGGTTACCGCGCGTGCCGCCGCTGCCTGCCCGATTCGGTCGCGCGCGATCGACAGGCGATGATCGCCGCCGCCGCGCTGCTCGGCGGAGACGCGCCGCCAGCGCTGGCCGTCTTGGCCGCGTCGGTCGGTTACGCCCCGCACCATTTCCACCGGCTCTTCCATCGGCTGACCGGCGTCACCCCGGCCGCCTTCGCGCGCACGATCCGGGCCGATCGTGTTCTGGCGGCGCTGCGCGGCACCGATGGGGTGACCGCCGCGGTCTATGCCGCGGGCTATGCGGCGCCCAGCCGCTTCTACGCCGATGCCGCCCGACTCGGGATGACGCCACAGGCGGCGGCGACGGGCGGCGCGGGAGAGACGATCTATTGGACGCTCGCTTCGGCCCCACCCGGGTCGCTGCTGATCGCCGCGACCGCGCGCGGCTGGTGCCGGTTCGCGTTCGACGAAGCGGAAGCCGGCCTTCGCGCCGCCTTTCCGGCCGCCACGCTGCTGGCCGGCGATCGCGCCTTCAGCGCGCGGGCCGGCGACCTCGTCGAGCGCGCGACATCGGTGGCGACCGACGCCGCGCTGCCGCGCGACCTGCGCCGCACCGCGTTCCGCACCCTGCTGCATGTCGATGCAACTTCAGTTGGTTAG
- a CDS encoding CpaF family protein has protein sequence MNAFGRRNGGMGSGGNNGGVRGGFGVARPMHVQPGQAARDDQSEEIAAPLDALAALDPLTPQSQVDAMQRLSDRQNATGEQGASRMEGFEASIHKIKEQVLPRLLERVDPEAAATLGKDELAEEFRPIIGEVLAELKLTLNRREQFALEKVLVDELLGLGPLEELLADPEISDIMVNGPDQTFVERKGKLEMAQIQFRDEEHLFQIAQRICNSVGRRVDQTTPLADARLKDGSRVNVIVPPLSLRGTAISIRKFSAKPITLDMMAGFGSMSTKMATALKVAGASRFNIVISGGTGSGKTTMLNALSKMIDPGERVLTIEDAAELRLQQPHWLPLETRPANLEGQGEISIRDLVKNALRMRPDRIILGEIRGSECFDMLAAMNTGHDGSMCTLHSNSPREALARMENMVMMSDIKVPKEAISRQIADSVDMIIQVKRLRDGSRRVTNVTEVIGMEGPVIVTQELFKFEYLDESADGKIIGEYRSMGLRPYTIDKAKQFGFDQAYLEACL, from the coding sequence ATGAACGCGTTCGGACGCCGCAATGGCGGCATGGGTAGCGGCGGCAACAACGGCGGGGTGCGCGGCGGTTTCGGCGTCGCACGTCCGATGCACGTCCAGCCGGGCCAGGCCGCGCGCGACGATCAATCCGAAGAGATCGCCGCGCCGCTCGACGCACTCGCCGCGCTCGATCCGCTGACTCCGCAGAGTCAGGTCGATGCGATGCAGCGGCTGTCGGATCGTCAGAACGCCACCGGCGAGCAGGGCGCGAGCCGCATGGAAGGCTTCGAGGCGTCGATCCACAAGATCAAGGAGCAGGTGCTCCCGCGCCTGCTGGAGCGCGTCGATCCGGAGGCGGCCGCGACGCTGGGCAAGGACGAGCTGGCGGAGGAATTCCGCCCGATCATCGGCGAGGTGCTCGCCGAGCTGAAGCTGACGCTCAACCGCCGCGAACAATTCGCGCTCGAAAAGGTGCTGGTCGACGAACTGCTCGGTCTCGGGCCGCTCGAGGAATTGCTCGCCGATCCCGAGATCAGCGACATCATGGTCAACGGCCCCGACCAGACCTTCGTCGAGCGCAAGGGCAAGCTCGAGATGGCGCAGATCCAGTTCCGCGACGAAGAGCATCTGTTCCAGATCGCACAGCGCATCTGCAACTCGGTCGGCCGTCGCGTCGACCAGACCACGCCGCTCGCCGATGCGCGGCTCAAGGACGGCAGCCGCGTCAACGTCATCGTCCCGCCGCTCTCGCTGCGCGGCACCGCGATCTCGATCCGCAAATTCTCCGCCAAGCCGATCACGCTCGACATGATGGCCGGCTTCGGCAGCATGAGCACGAAGATGGCGACGGCGTTGAAGGTCGCGGGCGCCTCGCGATTCAATATCGTCATCTCGGGCGGCACCGGCTCGGGCAAGACGACGATGCTCAACGCTTTGTCGAAGATGATCGACCCCGGCGAACGCGTGCTGACGATCGAGGACGCCGCCGAGCTGCGCCTGCAACAGCCGCACTGGCTACCGCTCGAAACCAGACCCGCCAATCTCGAGGGGCAGGGCGAGATCAGCATCCGCGACCTCGTCAAGAACGCGCTGCGTATGCGTCCGGACCGCATCATCCTCGGCGAAATTCGTGGCAGCGAGTGTTTCGACATGCTCGCAGCGATGAACACCGGCCACGACGGTTCGATGTGCACGCTCCACTCCAACTCCCCGCGCGAGGCGCTGGCGCGTATGGAGAACATGGTGATGATGTCGGACATCAAGGTGCCCAAGGAAGCGATCAGCCGCCAGATCGCGGACAGCGTCGACATGATCATCCAGGTCAAGCGCCTCCGCGACGGCAGCCGCCGCGTCACCAACGTGACCGAGGTGATCGGGATGGAAGGCCCGGTGATCGTCACGCAGGAGCTGTTCAAGTTCGAATATCTCGACGAGAGCGCCGACGGAAAGATCATCGGCGAATATCGCTCGATGGGCCTGCGCCCCTACACGATCGACAAGGCCAAGCAGTTCGGCTTCGATCAGGCATATCTGGAGGCGTGCCTGTAA